A section of the Methanocaldococcus sp. FS406-22 genome encodes:
- the rplJ gene encoding 50S ribosomal protein L16 has protein sequence MASLRPNRCYRDVDKPPYTRKEYVKGVPQPKVVHFIMGNLSAEFPVKVNLVATRPIQIRHNALEAARVAANKYLTKMCGRMGYKFQIRTYPHQILREHKMATGAGADRISDGMRLAFGKPIGTAARVKEGQAIMTVWVNPDKFPAAKEALRRAAMKLPVPCRIVIEQGKELLKL, from the coding sequence ATGGCTTCCTTAAGACCAAACAGATGTTACAGAGATGTTGATAAGCCACCATACACAAGAAAAGAGTATGTTAAAGGGGTTCCTCAGCCAAAAGTAGTCCATTTTATTATGGGGAATTTATCAGCAGAATTCCCAGTTAAAGTTAATTTAGTAGCTACAAGACCAATCCAAATAAGACACAACGCATTAGAGGCTGCAAGAGTTGCTGCAAACAAGTACTTAACAAAGATGTGCGGTAGAATGGGTTACAAGTTCCAAATTAGAACATACCCTCACCAAATATTAAGAGAGCACAAGATGGCTACTGGAGCTGGGGCAGATAGAATTTCAGATGGGATGAGATTAGCATTTGGAAAACCAATTGGAACAGCTGCGAGAGTTAAAGAAGGACAGGCAATTATGACAGTTTGGGTAAACCCAGACAAGTTCCCAGCTGCTAAGGAGGCGTTAAGAAGAGCAGCAATGAAATTGCCAGTTCCATGTAGAATTGTTATTGAGCAAGGAAAAGAATTGCTTAAATTATAA
- a CDS encoding glycosyltransferase family 2 protein — MIAIVPAFNEEKNILKVLKDLEKLGIDAVVVDDGSKDNTSKVVEEFAKNSEIKVYLIRNEKNEGKAKAIEKGTKFALSLNKYKYIIYIDGDYQHKPMDIPKLLKKLRDTNADAVFGVRKYKHIPLHRQFSNFFASVLTSLAVFIYSKRFYFFRDVQCGFRIIKAEFLKDINFGDGYAVEHFIALQLAKKGAKIVEEYVSVEYHDEAVSYITTKKILEVAKQVIKFIFSEQ, encoded by the coding sequence ATGATTGCGATAGTCCCAGCATTCAATGAGGAGAAAAACATTTTAAAGGTTTTAAAAGATTTAGAAAAGTTGGGGATTGATGCTGTAGTAGTGGATGATGGTTCTAAAGACAATACTTCAAAAGTTGTTGAGGAATTTGCAAAAAATTCTGAGATTAAAGTATATTTAATAAGAAATGAAAAAAATGAAGGAAAGGCAAAAGCAATAGAGAAGGGGACAAAATTTGCTCTATCTTTAAATAAATACAAATATATCATATATATTGATGGTGACTACCAACACAAGCCAATGGATATCCCAAAATTATTAAAAAAATTAAGAGATACTAATGCAGATGCTGTTTTTGGTGTTAGGAAATATAAGCATATCCCATTACACAGGCAGTTTTCTAATTTCTTTGCTTCAGTTCTTACATCGTTAGCAGTGTTTATATACTCGAAAAGGTTTTACTTCTTTAGAGATGTTCAATGTGGATTTAGAATAATAAAAGCGGAATTTTTAAAGGATATAAATTTTGGAGATGGTTATGCAGTTGAGCATTTTATTGCTTTGCAGTTGGCAAAAAAAGGAGCTAAGATTGTTGAAGAATATGTGAGTGTTGAGTATCATGATGAAGCAGTCTCATATATAACCACAAAGAAAATTCTAGAAGTTGCTAAGCAGGTCATAAAGTTCATTTTTTCAGAGCAATAA
- a CDS encoding septum site-determining protein MinD, translating to MAIAIAIASGKGGTGKTTIAANLAVALAKFGKKVAVLDADIAMANLELIMGLEGKPITLNDVLAGKADIKDAIYEGPEGVLVIPAGVSLEKFRRAKPEKLEEVLKAIHDLVEILIIDCPAGIGKETLIAISSADGLIVVVNPEISSISDALKIIAITKRLGTDIIGAIVNRVSNESTELGVKAIETILEVPVIGVVPEDPHVRKAAAFGTPLVIMYPDSPAAQAIMEIAAKLVGVKYEAQLKKKKESFISRFIKGLFGRR from the coding sequence ATGGCAATAGCTATCGCAATAGCATCTGGAAAAGGGGGAACTGGAAAGACAACAATAGCTGCAAATCTTGCCGTGGCTCTTGCAAAATTTGGGAAAAAAGTAGCTGTTTTAGATGCTGATATAGCAATGGCTAATTTAGAGCTTATAATGGGATTAGAAGGAAAGCCAATAACTTTGAACGATGTGTTAGCTGGCAAAGCAGATATAAAGGATGCAATTTACGAGGGACCTGAAGGAGTTTTGGTTATCCCGGCTGGAGTTTCATTAGAAAAATTTAGAAGGGCTAAGCCAGAAAAACTTGAAGAAGTTTTAAAGGCAATACATGATTTAGTTGAGATTTTAATTATTGACTGTCCAGCAGGTATTGGAAAAGAGACACTGATAGCAATATCATCAGCAGATGGTTTAATTGTTGTTGTAAATCCTGAGATATCCTCAATATCAGATGCATTAAAAATTATCGCTATAACAAAAAGATTGGGAACTGACATTATTGGGGCTATTGTTAATAGGGTTTCTAATGAAAGTACAGAGTTGGGAGTTAAGGCCATAGAAACCATCTTAGAGGTTCCTGTTATAGGTGTTGTTCCAGAAGACCCTCATGTTAGAAAAGCAGCTGCGTTTGGGACTCCTCTTGTTATCATGTATCCTGACTCACCAGCTGCTCAGGCAATTATGGAGATTGCCGCTAAGTTGGTTGGGGTTAAATATGAGGCACAACTTAAGAAGAAGAAAGAATCCTTCATATCAAGGTTTATTAAAGGATTGTTTGGGAGGAGATAA
- a CDS encoding DUF2121 family protein — translation MSLIICYYGKNGAVIGGDRRQIFFRGEEQKRKILEEKLYSGEITSEDELYNLARELNIKIIIEDDREKVRKISDSVVVGEVRSLGIDARRRRVYATKGKCAIIDILNDTVTNQMIKEGFGVVVLGNRFLKKKAEEELKRTAKLFPMMPLQQIEDAIKEIFEKLKWHPTISKEYDIYSVNKYEKDFEEVIKKDIESLFKYREQLRKQLIDFGKVMSIVNKIVKNGEIGVIKDGKLHLYDNYIAIDKIDPNPKVFKVVEVEGNFKDGDIVVIENGDMKIKGTNEKLTTNYIIIHK, via the coding sequence ATGAGCTTGATTATCTGCTACTATGGTAAAAATGGAGCTGTAATTGGAGGAGATAGGAGGCAGATATTTTTTAGAGGTGAAGAACAAAAAAGAAAAATCTTGGAAGAAAAATTATACAGCGGAGAGATAACCTCGGAAGATGAATTGTATAACTTAGCCAGAGAACTCAATATTAAAATTATAATCGAAGATGACAGGGAAAAAGTTAGGAAGATTTCTGATTCAGTAGTGGTTGGGGAAGTTAGAAGCTTAGGGATTGACGCAAGGAGAAGAAGGGTTTATGCAACAAAAGGAAAATGTGCTATAATAGACATACTAAACGATACTGTTACCAATCAAATGATAAAGGAAGGTTTTGGAGTTGTAGTTCTTGGAAATAGGTTTTTAAAAAAGAAAGCCGAAGAAGAATTAAAAAGAACTGCAAAGCTATTCCCAATGATGCCTCTACAACAAATAGAAGATGCAATAAAAGAAATTTTTGAGAAATTAAAGTGGCATCCTACAATAAGTAAAGAATATGACATTTATAGTGTGAATAAATATGAAAAGGATTTTGAGGAAGTTATTAAAAAAGATATTGAGAGTTTATTTAAATATAGGGAACAGTTGAGAAAGCAGCTTATAGATTTTGGAAAGGTTATGAGCATAGTTAATAAAATCGTAAAAAATGGAGAGATTGGGGTTATTAAAGATGGAAAGCTTCATTTATATGATAATTACATAGCTATCGATAAGATAGACCCAAATCCAAAGGTATTTAAAGTTGTAGAGGTAGAAGGTAACTTTAAGGATGGGGATATAGTAGTCATTGAGAATGGAGACATGAAAATAAAAGGCACTAATGAGAAACTAACGACCAATTACATCATAATTCACAAATAA
- the nikR gene encoding nickel-responsive transcriptional regulator NikR, with protein MTEMDRISISLPSKLLREFDEIIAERGYASRSEAIRDAIRDYIIKHKWIHSLEGERAGSISVIYNHHASDVMEKITEIQHNYTDIIVATLHLHLDHDHCLETILVRGDAKRIRELTDRLTALKGVKQVKLSVMVPGGQIPE; from the coding sequence ATGACAGAAATGGATAGGATAAGCATATCACTACCTTCAAAGCTCTTGAGAGAGTTTGATGAGATAATTGCTGAAAGAGGATATGCAAGTAGAAGTGAAGCAATAAGAGATGCCATTAGAGATTATATAATAAAACACAAATGGATTCACAGCTTGGAAGGGGAGAGAGCTGGAAGTATTAGCGTAATTTATAATCATCACGCTTCAGATGTTATGGAAAAGATAACTGAAATTCAGCATAACTATACAGACATCATTGTAGCAACACTCCATTTACACTTAGACCACGACCACTGCTTAGAAACAATATTGGTTAGAGGAGATGCTAAGAGAATTAGAGAGCTAACAGATAGATTAACTGCCTTAAAAGGAGTTAAACAAGTTAAATTAAGTGTTATGGTTCCAGGAGGACAGATTCCAGAATAA
- a CDS encoding archaeosine biosynthesis radical SAM protein RaSEA translates to MNQIVNYDYKEFLKKLREKHLKKRKPRDKDKPIAVWIQDDIYRDFSIGKSLTIILRTEGCYYAKEGGCLMCSYLMDSSPEKITAENIINQFNYAIEKYKEKINNLKDFSVKIFTSGSFLDDREVPKEARDYIFKKLSEFDNLKEVAIESRPEFIDEDKLNEIRKYLDVNVEIGVGIESFNEEIREKAINKGITNEQIIRVIELSKNYNVGIKAYLLIKPLFITEKEAIEDAIYSANKCIELGCSRISFCPATVHKGSVMEFFFNKNQYRPPFLWSVIEILREVKKSNPKALIMCDTSGVGSERGAHNLYNCKCNKLIKEKLERFTLMQDIDILNVECECKKIWEAYIEVENKNIVPLGDEKKLLL, encoded by the coding sequence ATGAACCAAATTGTTAATTATGATTATAAAGAATTTCTAAAGAAATTGAGAGAGAAGCATTTAAAAAAGAGAAAACCCAGAGATAAGGATAAACCCATCGCTGTGTGGATTCAAGATGATATATATAGAGATTTTAGCATAGGGAAATCCCTTACAATAATTTTAAGGACAGAGGGCTGTTATTATGCAAAAGAAGGAGGTTGTTTGATGTGTTCCTATTTAATGGACTCTTCCCCTGAAAAAATAACTGCTGAAAATATAATAAATCAGTTTAATTATGCAATTGAAAAGTATAAAGAAAAAATAAACAATCTCAAAGATTTTAGTGTTAAAATCTTCACTTCTGGAAGTTTCTTAGATGATAGGGAAGTGCCAAAAGAGGCAAGAGATTATATTTTCAAAAAATTAAGTGAATTTGATAATTTAAAAGAAGTGGCTATTGAATCAAGACCTGAATTTATCGATGAAGATAAATTAAATGAGATTAGAAAGTATTTAGATGTTAATGTTGAAATTGGAGTAGGAATAGAAAGTTTTAATGAAGAAATTAGAGAAAAGGCAATTAACAAAGGAATAACAAATGAACAAATAATCAGAGTGATAGAGTTATCTAAAAACTACAACGTTGGAATAAAAGCTTATTTGTTGATAAAACCTTTATTTATAACTGAAAAAGAGGCAATTGAGGATGCCATATACTCAGCAAATAAATGTATAGAGTTGGGCTGCTCAAGAATATCTTTCTGCCCAGCTACAGTCCATAAAGGAAGTGTGATGGAGTTCTTTTTTAATAAGAATCAATATAGGCCACCATTCTTGTGGAGTGTAATTGAGATATTGAGAGAAGTTAAAAAAAGCAATCCTAAAGCTTTAATTATGTGCGATACTTCTGGTGTTGGTAGTGAGAGAGGGGCTCATAACCTATACAATTGCAAATGCAACAAATTGATTAAAGAAAAGTTGGAGAGATTCACTTTAATGCAGGATATTGATATTTTAAATGTTGAATGTGAATGTAAAAAAATATGGGAGGCATACATTGAAGTTGAAAATAAAAATATAGTCCCATTGGGGGATGAGAAAAAACTTTTGTTATAA
- the cobK gene encoding precorrin-6A reductase has product MKLLLMGGTKDSVEIGKKLKNLGDVFILYTSTTDYGGKLGEEFADEVIAKPLDKNELKDVIEKYNIDILVDATHPFAINASKNAIDVCKELDIKYVRFERKEEKINHPNVIYVKDFIEAARLAKKANKVFHMAGIKNLKTVVDIVGKDKVIARVLPISVNEALKILPQKNIVAMYGTFSKELNKYLIKGYGCDAIITKDSGESGGFKEKVYGALEAGAKVIVVERPKINYPICFDDVNELVNYIKNLTL; this is encoded by the coding sequence ATGAAGCTATTGTTAATGGGAGGAACTAAAGATAGCGTTGAAATTGGTAAAAAGTTAAAGAATTTAGGAGATGTCTTTATTTTATACACTTCTACAACTGATTACGGTGGAAAATTAGGAGAGGAGTTTGCTGATGAGGTGATAGCAAAGCCTTTAGATAAAAATGAGCTGAAAGATGTTATAGAAAAATACAATATAGATATCTTAGTCGATGCCACCCATCCTTTTGCAATAAATGCAAGCAAAAATGCTATTGATGTTTGTAAAGAGCTTGATATAAAATATGTAAGATTTGAGAGAAAAGAGGAAAAGATAAACCACCCAAATGTTATATATGTTAAAGATTTTATTGAAGCTGCAAGATTGGCTAAAAAAGCAAATAAAGTATTTCACATGGCAGGAATTAAGAATTTAAAGACAGTTGTTGATATCGTTGGGAAAGATAAGGTTATAGCAAGAGTTCTGCCAATCTCTGTAAATGAGGCTTTAAAGATTTTGCCACAAAAAAATATTGTAGCTATGTATGGGACTTTTTCCAAGGAGCTTAACAAATATTTAATTAAGGGTTATGGATGCGATGCCATAATAACCAAAGATAGTGGGGAGAGTGGAGGATTTAAAGAAAAAGTTTATGGAGCTTTAGAAGCTGGAGCTAAGGTTATAGTTGTTGAAAGGCCAAAAATTAATTATCCAATTTGTTTTGATGATGTAAATGAGTTAGTTAATTACATTAAAAATTTAACTTTATAA
- a CDS encoding M42 family metallopeptidase, giving the protein MSVVEYLKKLSKLHGISGREDSVREFMKKELEKYCDSVEIDNFGNLIAKRGNSGKKIMIAAHMDEIGLMVKYIDDNGFLKFTKIGGIYDPTILNQKVVVHGSKGDLIGVLGSKPPHRMKEEEKTKIIKYEDMFIDIGAESREEAIEMGVNIGTWVSFLSEVYELGKYRLTGKAFDDRVGCAVLLEIMKRLSEEDIDCQVYAVGTVQEEVGLKGARVSAFKINPDVAIALDVTIAGDHPGIKKEDAPVDLGKGPVVGIVDASGRGLIAHPKVLEMIKAVSEKYKINVQWEVGEGGTTDATAIHLTREGIPTGVISVPARYIHTPVEVIDKRDLEKTVELVYNCIKEVNGFF; this is encoded by the coding sequence ATGAGTGTTGTTGAATACTTAAAAAAACTCTCAAAACTACATGGAATATCTGGGAGAGAGGATAGTGTTAGAGAGTTTATGAAAAAAGAGTTGGAAAAATATTGTGATTCTGTAGAGATTGATAATTTTGGAAATTTAATTGCAAAAAGAGGAAATAGTGGAAAGAAAATTATGATAGCTGCCCATATGGATGAGATTGGTTTGATGGTTAAATATATAGATGACAATGGCTTCTTAAAATTCACAAAAATTGGGGGAATTTATGATCCAACAATATTAAACCAAAAGGTTGTAGTTCATGGGAGCAAAGGGGATTTAATTGGTGTTCTTGGTTCAAAACCACCGCACAGAATGAAAGAAGAGGAAAAAACCAAAATAATCAAATATGAAGATATGTTTATAGATATTGGAGCTGAGAGTAGAGAAGAAGCTATAGAGATGGGAGTTAATATAGGAACATGGGTTTCTTTCTTAAGTGAGGTTTATGAGTTAGGGAAGTATAGATTAACTGGAAAGGCATTTGATGATAGGGTTGGATGTGCTGTTCTCTTAGAAATTATGAAGAGGTTATCTGAAGAGGATATCGATTGCCAAGTTTATGCAGTGGGAACTGTTCAAGAAGAAGTTGGATTAAAAGGGGCAAGAGTTTCTGCCTTTAAAATAAATCCAGATGTTGCTATTGCGTTGGATGTAACTATTGCTGGAGACCATCCAGGAATTAAAAAAGAAGACGCTCCAGTTGATTTAGGTAAAGGGCCTGTAGTTGGGATAGTAGATGCATCTGGTAGAGGACTAATAGCTCACCCAAAAGTTTTAGAGATGATTAAAGCTGTTTCTGAAAAGTATAAAATAAATGTCCAGTGGGAAGTTGGAGAAGGGGGGACAACTGATGCAACAGCTATCCATTTAACAAGAGAAGGAATTCCTACTGGTGTTATTTCAGTCCCAGCAAGATACATACACACACCAGTAGAAGTTATAGATAAAAGAGATTTGGAAAAGACTGTTGAATTAGTTTATAATTGTATAAAAGAGGTTAATGGTTTCTTCTAA
- a CDS encoding CBS domain-containing protein — translation MSKFVKLHLVRTLNKYKELQKVRVKDVMVSGDVITTTPEKTIGEIFDEMIKYNISGMPVVDDRGVMIGFITLREIRKYMMSHPYLNVGEVMLKNPPYTTADEDIITAFEKMIEFDKKLDQLPVINTKYPEKILGKLEGIIFMEDIIKLLYKNVIKELKILTTLYNTK, via the coding sequence ATGTCAAAATTCGTGAAACTACACTTAGTAAGAACCCTCAATAAATATAAAGAGCTACAAAAAGTTAGAGTGAAAGATGTAATGGTATCTGGTGATGTAATTACAACAACGCCCGAAAAAACAATAGGGGAGATATTTGACGAAATGATTAAATACAACATTAGTGGAATGCCTGTAGTTGATGATAGGGGAGTAATGATTGGATTTATTACACTAAGAGAAATTAGAAAATATATGATGAGCCATCCATATCTTAATGTGGGGGAGGTTATGCTAAAAAATCCTCCTTATACAACAGCTGACGAGGATATAATTACTGCCTTCGAAAAAATGATAGAATTTGATAAGAAATTAGACCAACTTCCAGTAATCAATACAAAATATCCTGAAAAAATTCTTGGAAAATTAGAAGGCATTATTTTTATGGAGGATATTATAAAACTGCTATATAAAAATGTTATAAAAGAGTTAAAAATCCTTACGACCTTATATAATACAAAATAA
- a CDS encoding 16S rRNA (pseudouridine(914)-N(1))-methyltransferase Nep1 — protein MSYNIILAKSALELIPEEIKDKIKKSRVYKYDILDSNYHYRAMEKLKDREMRGRPDIIHISLLNILDSPINHEKKLNIYIHTYDDKVLKINPETRLPRNYFRFLGVMEKVLKGEGNHLIKMEEKTLEDLLNEINAKKIALMTKTGKLTHPNHLKGYDTFIIGGFPYGKLNIDKEKVFGDIEEISIYNKGLMAWTVCGIICYSLSF, from the coding sequence ATGTCGTATAATATAATTTTAGCAAAATCAGCTCTTGAGTTAATCCCAGAAGAGATAAAAGATAAAATAAAAAAGTCCAGAGTCTATAAATATGATATTTTAGATTCTAACTACCACTATAGAGCAATGGAAAAGCTAAAAGATAGAGAGATGAGAGGTAGGCCAGATATCATCCACATATCACTTTTAAATATATTAGACAGTCCAATAAATCATGAAAAAAAGCTAAATATATATATCCACACATACGATGATAAGGTTTTAAAAATAAATCCTGAGACAAGGTTACCGAGGAATTACTTTAGATTTTTGGGAGTTATGGAGAAGGTTTTAAAAGGAGAGGGAAACCATTTAATAAAAATGGAAGAAAAAACATTGGAGGATTTATTAAATGAAATAAATGCTAAAAAAATAGCTCTAATGACTAAGACAGGAAAATTGACACATCCAAATCATTTAAAGGGGTATGATACCTTTATAATAGGGGGCTTTCCATATGGGAAGTTAAATATCGATAAAGAAAAAGTTTTTGGAGATATTGAGGAAATCTCTATTTACAATAAAGGTTTAATGGCTTGGACTGTTTGTGGAATAATCTGTTATTCATTAAGTTTCTAA
- a CDS encoding winged helix-turn-helix transcriptional regulator codes for MKKRNITEFQVLSEIIRKQPHIKQKEIAENLGITVQAVSEHIRNLVKEGYVKSRGRGEYVVTEKGLRKLKNWISEFREYLDEINTAVYRYKDIWPAIAEEDIKDGETVYLFMKNGLLYASKEPKGEAKAKALYGGKRGEDIAICEIKGIIDVPKGKVIVFRIPPEVVGGSRAVDFDLIKNNLNNLDDYVIATMGTVAYVVAHKLGLKPDIRFAVPEAIVNACNRGCNVVALITGKMAEKVIKKLDNAKISYTVLDATKENM; via the coding sequence ATGAAAAAAAGAAATATAACTGAATTTCAAGTTTTATCTGAAATCATAAGAAAGCAACCACATATAAAACAGAAAGAGATAGCTGAGAATTTAGGAATAACAGTTCAGGCAGTTTCAGAGCATATAAGAAACCTGGTTAAAGAGGGTTATGTGAAATCAAGGGGTAGAGGGGAGTATGTAGTAACTGAAAAAGGTTTAAGAAAGTTAAAAAACTGGATATCAGAGTTTAGAGAGTATTTAGATGAAATAAACACTGCTGTCTATAGATACAAAGATATATGGCCTGCTATTGCAGAAGAGGACATTAAAGATGGAGAAACAGTATATCTATTTATGAAAAATGGTTTGCTATATGCATCAAAAGAACCAAAAGGGGAAGCAAAAGCAAAGGCATTATATGGGGGAAAGAGGGGAGAAGATATAGCAATATGTGAAATTAAAGGAATTATTGATGTGCCTAAAGGAAAAGTAATAGTGTTTAGAATCCCACCTGAAGTTGTTGGTGGTTCGAGAGCTGTGGACTTTGATTTAATAAAAAATAATCTTAATAATTTAGATGACTATGTGATTGCTACTATGGGAACTGTTGCTTATGTTGTTGCACATAAGTTAGGGCTTAAGCCAGATATAAGATTTGCCGTGCCTGAAGCTATTGTAAATGCATGCAATAGAGGATGTAATGTTGTTGCCTTAATAACTGGAAAGATGGCTGAAAAAGTTATTAAAAAGCTTGATAATGCAAAAATTAGCTATACTGTATTAGATGCAACTAAAGAAAACATGTGA
- the surE gene encoding 5'/3'-nucleotidase SurE, with the protein MEILIVNDDGIYSPSLIALYNALKERFEDAEITIVAPTNQQSGIGRAISLFEPLRMTKVKLAKDIIGYAVSGTPTDCVILGIYQILKKVPDLVISGINIGENLGTEIMTSGTLGAAFEAAHHGAKSIASSLQITSDHLKFRELEIPINFEIPAKITAKIAEKYLDYDMPCDVLNINIPENATLETPIEITRLARKMYTTHVEERVDPRGRSYYWIDGYPIFEEEEDTDVYVLRKKGHISVTPLTLDTTIKNLDEFKNKYGKILCEK; encoded by the coding sequence ATGGAAATATTGATAGTTAATGATGATGGAATTTACTCACCTTCATTGATAGCATTATACAACGCTTTAAAAGAGAGATTTGAAGATGCAGAGATAACGATAGTGGCTCCAACAAATCAGCAGAGTGGAATTGGTAGGGCTATAAGTTTATTTGAACCACTGAGGATGACTAAGGTTAAGTTAGCAAAAGATATTATTGGCTACGCTGTTTCTGGAACACCGACTGACTGTGTAATATTGGGAATATATCAAATATTAAAAAAAGTTCCAGATTTGGTTATTTCAGGGATAAACATTGGGGAAAACCTTGGGACTGAAATAATGACTTCTGGAACTTTGGGGGCTGCATTTGAAGCAGCTCATCATGGGGCTAAATCTATTGCATCCTCATTACAAATAACTTCAGACCACTTAAAATTTAGAGAGTTAGAGATACCAATAAATTTTGAAATTCCTGCAAAAATAACTGCAAAAATTGCTGAAAAATATTTGGATTATGACATGCCATGTGATGTCTTAAATATAAACATCCCAGAAAATGCAACCTTAGAAACTCCTATAGAAATAACAAGATTAGCAAGAAAGATGTACACAACACATGTTGAGGAAAGAGTAGATCCAAGGGGGAGGAGTTATTACTGGATTGACGGCTACCCAATATTTGAGGAGGAAGAAGATACAGATGTCTATGTTCTGAGAAAGAAGGGACATATCTCAGTAACTCCTTTAACCTTAGATACAACTATTAAGAATTTAGATGAGTTTAAAAACAAATATGGGAAAATCCTCTGTGAGAAATAG
- a CDS encoding adenylosuccinate synthetase: MTCTIIVGGQWGDEGKGKIISYICDKDKPSIIARGGVGPNAGHTVNIGGKSYGIRMIPTGFPYKEAKLAIGAGVLVDPEVLLKEVEMLKDFNVRERLIVDYRCGIIEEKHKIMDKKDEHLAKEIGTTGSGCGPANVDRVLRILKQAKDIEELKEFLGDVSEEVNNALDREENVLIEGTQGTLLSLYYGTYPYVTSKDTTASSFAADVGIGPTKVDEVIVVFKSFPTRVGAGPFPTEMSLEEAESLGIVEYGTVTGRRRRVGYFDFELARKACRLNGATQIALTGLDKYDKECYGVTEYSKLTEKAKEFINKIEEATGVPVTIISTGPEMHQTIDLRSEKL; the protein is encoded by the coding sequence TTGACTTGCACCATTATTGTTGGAGGACAATGGGGAGATGAAGGTAAAGGGAAAATAATAAGCTATATTTGTGATAAAGACAAGCCATCAATTATTGCAAGAGGAGGAGTAGGACCAAATGCTGGACATACTGTAAATATTGGAGGAAAATCTTATGGAATTAGAATGATACCTACAGGATTCCCATACAAAGAGGCAAAGTTAGCTATAGGAGCAGGTGTTTTAGTAGACCCAGAAGTTTTGTTAAAAGAGGTGGAGATGCTTAAAGACTTTAATGTTAGAGAGAGACTGATTGTAGATTACAGATGTGGAATTATTGAAGAAAAACACAAAATTATGGATAAAAAAGATGAGCACTTAGCTAAAGAGATTGGAACTACTGGAAGTGGCTGTGGCCCTGCAAATGTTGATAGAGTGTTGAGGATTTTAAAACAGGCAAAGGATATTGAAGAGTTAAAAGAATTTTTAGGAGACGTCTCTGAAGAAGTCAATAATGCGTTGGATAGAGAAGAAAATGTTTTAATTGAAGGAACACAAGGAACTTTGCTCTCTTTATATTATGGAACATATCCTTATGTAACATCCAAGGATACAACCGCTTCATCATTTGCTGCTGATGTTGGTATCGGCCCTACAAAAGTTGATGAAGTTATAGTAGTCTTTAAAAGCTTCCCTACAAGAGTAGGAGCTGGGCCATTTCCAACTGAAATGTCGTTAGAAGAGGCAGAGAGTCTAGGAATTGTTGAGTATGGAACAGTTACCGGAAGAAGGAGAAGAGTTGGTTATTTTGACTTTGAATTAGCAAGAAAAGCTTGTAGGTTGAATGGAGCAACACAGATAGCTTTAACTGGTTTGGATAAATATGATAAAGAGTGTTATGGAGTAACCGAATACAGCAAATTAACTGAAAAGGCCAAAGAATTTATAAATAAGATTGAAGAAGCTACAGGAGTTCCAGTAACTATAATCTCTACAGGCCCAGAAATGCATCAAACAATTGATTTAAGAAGTGAGAAATTATAA